The Raphanus sativus cultivar WK10039 unplaced genomic scaffold, ASM80110v3 Scaffold0630, whole genome shotgun sequence genomic interval TGGTGGGAGTGGTTTGAGTCTGGAGCCTTGAACTATAGCCGACCTCATATCATCGAATTAGTCTCATCCAAAAACATCCTTATATCCAATCTAACCTTCTTGAACGCACCTTCTGTCAACATTCACCCCGTTTATTGCAGTCATGTTCATATCCGTAAAGTTTTGATCAAAACAACCATTGATTCTCCGTACGTTCTTGGAGTTGTCCCaggtacaaaaaaaaatcatttcgtCATGTTTTAACGTAGCGTTACTGTTTTTTAGTTGTATATAAGATAACCTCTTTTAGTGCTTTCTTTTGTGTAGACTCTTCGGACAATGTGTGCATCGAGGACTCGACGATCAACGTTGGCCACGACACGATCTCTCTCAAAAGTGGTTGGGACCAATACGGCATAAACTACAACCGTCCAACCACCAACGTCCACCTTCGTAACCTCAGCTTAAAATCTCCCACAGGCGCTGGCATCTCCTTCGGGAGCGAGATGTCAGGAGGAATCTCTGACGTCACCGTAGAGCTTCTCACCATACAAAGCTCACTCGTAGGCGTCGCCTTCAGAACCACCAGAGGCAGAGGAGGGTATATACGTAATATCACAATCTCTGGCGTCATTCTCTCCCGTGTAGACACAGCCATCGTAGCAGACGGACACACCGGGTCCCATGCGGATGATAAATACGACCGGGACGCGCTCCCTGTCGTGTCACGTATCACCATGAAGAATTTCACCGGTGACGGTATAGGACTGGCCGGAAAGTTCACCGGAATCGGAGAGTCTCCGTTCACGTCGATCTGTCTCTCGGATATTCATTTACAAACGAGTTCAGAAGCTTGGGTATGCTCCAACGTCTCTGGTTTCTCAGACGACGTAACGCCGGAGCCTTGTCAAGAGCTCATGAGCTCTCCCTCGTCTTGTTTCCCCGGTGGTGGAGATACGGCGGCTCGGTACTACTACAGttggtaaaaaaaaacacatggtGGAGTTTGGTTTACGATACGATTGAATTTTCGAATTTCTTTTTGTCAATAAAAAAGTCAGAAAATTTGTTTGTTAGAGTGAGAAAGAGTAAAGAAAATAACGTTTTTGTAAGTGTTGGAGTTTCAAGAAACAGAGTTTTATGTTTGTATTATGTACAGTTTCCATGTCTTGATTCttaatgtaataaaaatttcatgttCTTTACTTGGAAGAAAGGTTCGTCTTTCAGACTTGAAACGCAAGGCAAGTTATTATCTTTTTAcctatttgttaattttttttaaacatgaaTGTACCATTTTGATAATATATGTCGAATCAGGGTTGAAAATGCAGATCTCACATTTGGCTGCCTCCCGTATTCGGTTTCACGAGCTTAAGCTATCGAGTTGCAGCCCAGACAATGGTCAGCGTGACGACCAAAGAATTGAAACGCTGTAACGAGCAGAGGAAGAGCGGTTGCAAGTAGGTGGATACTTTGTTTTGAGTGGTCGGCACAGAAAGTAAATGACACGTGTCACAACGTAGCTGAGGCTAGCATCTTTTATTCGCTCAAGTTGGCACGGGGATCCTCTTTTGGCCGTTGACCTCCACTGttcctccccccccccccaattctttttttattcCACTCAACGTATTCAGTTCTGTTTTAACCCcagtaaatataaataatttagaatactcattgattttattttaagaagTTTTGCAATCTAACATGGAACTACACATACAATATTATATCATCACAAACCAAGACACATCATCAACTTAACACACATCATCCCAAACCATGCAATGTCAAAACAATATtggacaaaacaaaacataggtGCTCAACTTTCATTAGTGGACTGATAAAACGATAACAAGAGAATAACATTTATATTGCAAAGATTTTAGTGACTCGATGTTGTAACTTGGGACACTACAACTTGAATATGTGTTtctttagtaaaataaatattgcaCAGCAAAACATGAAGTTCGATATCACAATATTCTTAAAACAAAACATCCTTAAACTTATCATTTAGTGGTTGCGTCGAACAATGTTAGTCAAAACATTATCATAGTTGTGGATCATGTTTTCTCTCTACTTTAAAGTTTCAACATCCACATTTTTATTGGCCCGTACGAATTAATACTTGGTGATGCGAAATTAGTTTTAAAACCCACATGGTTAATAAGTAGGGCGGCAAAGAAACAATATTCTATTGGCACGCATGAGGAACTCTAACAAGTTTTCAGtcgttttatattttgtataaacaGTCCGTTAATAAAAAGCTACACAAGTGTGCAATTTTTagtgattttaaagttttgtttcTGCGCAGAAAAGCTGAAACATTTGTGCTCTACAAAACCTTTTTGGTGACATAGGACCTTTAGTTGATATTTGAAATATaggtaaatatttttatcttgaACATGTCTGTCTAAGCAACACTAAGCTCATCGTAAGAGTAAAAACTTTTTACAGAGAATATACGCATTATTTCTTGGGACCTTCTCTGTTTTAGCTTTTGAGGCggttaaattttgttttcatactttccaaaaaacaaaattataatactttcaaaaaaaatcaaaattaaaaaaacaaaattttgtttttatactttcaaaaaaagttaatcaaaaaaaatactttaaaaaaaattgtttttataaattataatcatgcattcttgtttatttatattttgatcatATGTAACGTAAGTAAAAAGTAAACAAAGCGATTGAAAAACTCTACGGTAACTCAATAAGCATAGATATATATACTATCGAAAAGGCAAGTACAATCTAAAGTTAGTAAGATCAATTCCTAAattaaaatccaaattttaagcaaaaagtaaaaatgaatTAAGATCCAAGCTCCTGTAGGAATAATATGTAGATTTTGATGATAATACGTTAgatacttttattttatcttataatgtttttttcttcaagttGCTAGTGTTGAAAGAGGGGAAACAGACGAAGACAACGATCGATGGAGTGGTCAATATATAAAGTGCGAGTGATCTTATCCCTTCACAAGGACACGTGGCGCACTGGGGAAAGCTTCTCAGTAACGTGATATAGTTGCTTTCTTTTATCATTAAAAGTCTTCTTTCATTTACTTTTTTGACATCTAAAAgtcttttttcatttattgttCTAAACACCATAGACAGCTAATTTAATTGATGTTACATATTAGTGGTGATGCAAGGTATAAATCGATGCATATGAAATGAGCGGTATAGTACACCCGAAAACAGCTAATTCAATTGATGTTACATATTAGTGGTGATGCAAGGTATAAATCGATGCATATGAACTGAGTGGTATGACACCCGAAAATGTCATTACTTTAAAATTACGAGACATCTCGGCAATGCTAAGCACCTGTTTAAGCAATATATTCACGGATAACTTAAACATAAAGACATATTTACATTGAGGTCGagaaatttatatgtatattaaaagaccacaaaagaaaaagaaataacaatGCAAAATAAGTAATTATCTGGTAGAATAGTTACTGGTTTATGCTGTTTTTATAGTACGTAGCAGCAGAGTCGAATAGTCAGATGACTCGGATCTGATTTGTTATCTGTACTATATTAAATAGTCAATAGCATGTGCTTATATCTAATGTATGTATAGAGctaagctcttttttttttttttttgccacctgagatatattatatatagagtaaatacaaatacaaa includes:
- the LOC108832243 gene encoding probable polygalacturonase — protein: MKMPVALVWLLAFTNLLLIRGESNDAICKDRFKLDPRPHSVSILEFGAVGNGEYLNTVAFQNAIFYLKSFADKGGAQLYVPPGKWLTGSFNLTSHLTLFLEKGATILASPDPSHWDIVSSLPSYGRGKRYRSLINGDNLLDVVITGDNGTFDGQGAPWWEWFESGALNYSRPHIIELVSSKNILISNLTFLNAPSVNIHPVYCSHVHIRKVLIKTTIDSPYVLGVVPDSSDNVCIEDSTINVGHDTISLKSGWDQYGINYNRPTTNVHLRNLSLKSPTGAGISFGSEMSGGISDVTVELLTIQSSLVGVAFRTTRGRGGYIRNITISGVILSRVDTAIVADGHTGSHADDKYDRDALPVVSRITMKNFTGDGIGLAGKFTGIGESPFTSICLSDIHLQTSSEAWVCSNVSGFSDDVTPEPCQELMSSPSSCFPGGGDTAARYYYSW